From a single Coleofasciculus chthonoplastes PCC 7420 genomic region:
- a CDS encoding WD40 repeat domain-containing protein, producing the protein MTQRHWLDITEYVCIGGSFLGTAIAAATQQVIYAATPLTFTLGVNVLNRQRLHQLNRQHQDTAIAQVYQNLEPIHEQFSQLDIQTQERISHLKDVNAQQYKAAIAKIHQLIEPLNQQLIQLDSRSQDQLEQFNSANQQQHAEIIAHIYQLIHPLQLHLTQLDETTQQRDRQTQTQLDQLHALQHLQAEGILAYINPLIDTLNQELIRLDSQTQQRFAEFSVANQQQHDAIILQVQQQLEPFKTQLDTLTPQVTNQGLQLGQLKDAIAKWYDYLEPLNQQVSHLETNAQQVNSQRHQQIEQLKETIVQLQRTIHKLQDIKDKNRLPSSPPNASDTPEHSFLSLAMLRHELDAGLQGVGKNIHQIGNSLQDLWTGLTTLETRTESGVITQNWHCVQTLTGHSGKVNAVAISPQGGIFASGSDDQTLRLWQLKTGQEMGILAKNFAWFNGVKSIAFSPDGKWLACGNDDYTIKVWALETGQELYTLMGHSSSVKSIVFSRDGQRLISGSDDRTIKLWNLEIGKEIPLSIQHSDWLGRVNAVAISPNSQILVSGSDDKTIKVWDLTTGQLMMTLSGHKAAVKSVVFSPDGKIIASGSADQTIKLWYLGTGKEMSTLSGNFGSVNSLAMSRDGKVLVSGSSDETVQLWQLSTGKIIDILKGHNSAVYSVAISPDRKTVVSGSSDKTIRIWRC; encoded by the coding sequence ATGACCCAACGCCACTGGCTCGATATTACCGAATATGTTTGTATCGGGGGTTCATTTTTGGGAACCGCGATCGCAGCCGCAACTCAGCAAGTTATCTACGCCGCTACCCCCCTAACCTTCACGCTGGGGGTGAATGTTCTGAATCGTCAACGGCTGCATCAACTCAACCGTCAGCACCAGGATACAGCGATCGCGCAGGTGTATCAAAATCTAGAACCGATTCACGAGCAATTCTCTCAACTGGATATCCAGACTCAGGAGCGTATCAGTCACCTTAAGGATGTTAATGCTCAACAGTATAAGGCGGCGATCGCGAAAATTCATCAGCTAATCGAACCCCTGAATCAACAACTGATTCAACTGGATAGCCGCAGCCAAGATCAACTGGAACAATTCAATAGCGCGAATCAGCAACAACACGCGGAAATTATCGCCCACATCTATCAACTCATCCATCCTCTGCAGCTGCATCTGACTCAACTCGACGAGACAACCCAACAGCGCGATCGCCAAACCCAAACCCAACTGGATCAATTACACGCATTACAACATCTGCAAGCCGAAGGAATTCTGGCTTATATTAACCCCCTTATTGACACCCTTAACCAGGAACTAATTCGCCTGGATAGCCAAACTCAACAGCGATTTGCTGAATTTAGCGTCGCTAACCAGCAACAGCATGATGCGATTATTCTCCAAGTTCAGCAACAGCTTGAACCCTTTAAAACTCAACTCGACACGTTAACGCCACAGGTTACTAATCAAGGATTACAGCTTGGACAACTAAAAGACGCGATCGCGAAATGGTATGACTACCTTGAACCCCTGAACCAGCAAGTCTCTCACCTGGAAACCAACGCGCAACAGGTAAATTCCCAGCGACACCAACAGATTGAACAACTCAAGGAAACTATTGTTCAACTTCAGAGGACAATTCATAAACTGCAAGACATTAAGGACAAAAATCGATTACCCTCGTCACCCCCAAATGCCTCAGACACGCCAGAACATTCCTTCCTTTCTCTGGCAATGTTAAGACATGAACTTGACGCCGGACTCCAGGGAGTGGGCAAAAATATTCATCAGATTGGTAATTCTCTGCAAGACCTATGGACGGGGCTAACCACACTGGAAACCCGCACCGAGTCTGGTGTAATTACCCAGAACTGGCATTGTGTACAAACCTTAACTGGTCATTCAGGTAAGGTTAATGCGGTGGCGATTAGTCCCCAGGGAGGGATTTTTGCCAGTGGAAGTGATGACCAAACCCTCCGACTTTGGCAATTAAAAACGGGTCAGGAGATGGGAATTCTGGCTAAAAACTTTGCCTGGTTTAATGGCGTAAAATCAATTGCATTTAGTCCTGATGGGAAATGGCTTGCCTGTGGTAATGATGATTATACGATTAAAGTTTGGGCGTTAGAAACTGGACAGGAACTTTATACTCTCATGGGACATTCAAGTTCGGTTAAATCAATTGTCTTTAGTCGAGATGGGCAACGTTTAATTAGTGGGAGTGATGATAGAACGATTAAACTGTGGAACCTGGAAATTGGCAAAGAAATTCCCCTATCGATTCAGCACTCCGATTGGCTAGGGCGAGTTAATGCCGTGGCGATTAGTCCTAATAGTCAGATTCTTGTCAGTGGGAGTGATGATAAGACGATTAAGGTTTGGGATTTAACCACAGGTCAATTGATGATGACATTGAGTGGGCATAAAGCGGCGGTTAAGTCAGTGGTATTTAGTCCTGATGGTAAAATAATTGCCAGTGGTAGTGCCGATCAAACGATTAAACTTTGGTATTTGGGAACGGGTAAAGAAATGAGTACCTTATCGGGGAATTTTGGTTCGGTTAATTCACTTGCTATGAGTCGGGATGGAAAGGTTCTGGTGAGTGGGAGTTCGGATGAGACGGTTCAGCTTTGGCAATTAAGTACAGGGAAAATTATTGATATTCTGAAAGGGCATAACAGTGCGGTGTATTCTGTGGCAATAAGTCCGGATCGCAAAACTGTGGTCAGTGGGAGTTCGGATAAGACGATTAGGATTTGGCGGTGTTAA
- a CDS encoding Txe/YoeB family addiction module toxin, with protein MSKQKKKKTESEQSKPVVVTRIPGFSSQFKEDPAWWFKHDFQKASKILDLVTAVIQDPFAGIGKPEPLKYMEANIWSRRIDLEHRLVYRVS; from the coding sequence TTGAGTAAGCAAAAGAAAAAGAAAACTGAATCTGAACAGAGTAAACCAGTAGTCGTTACTCGAATTCCTGGTTTTAGCTCTCAATTCAAAGAAGATCCAGCCTGGTGGTTTAAGCACGATTTTCAGAAAGCCTCAAAAATATTGGATTTAGTTACGGCTGTCATTCAAGATCCTTTTGCTGGAATTGGTAAACCTGAACCTTTGAAGTATATGGAAGCAAATATATGGTCACGGCGCATTGACCTAGAGCATCGACTTGTCTATCGAGTTAGTTGA
- a CDS encoding WD40 repeat domain-containing serine/threonine-protein kinase: protein MSYCLNPHCDRPQNPDGMRFCQRCGSKLLLRERYRSLRLIGQGGFGKTFLAVDEDKPSKPQCVIKQFFPLYQGTSDVQKATELFEREAVRLDELGKHPQIPELLAHFTQDNRQYLVQEFIDGQNLAQILAKEGVFNEQQIREMLRDLLSILEFIHSRSVIHRDIKPENIIRRRHIYTGDTGETEAGVIKGNLVLVDFGAAKHAIGTTKTGTTVGTPDYIAPEQAKGKAIFASDLYSLGVSCIHLLTQISPEEFFDTGEDTWVWRRYLKTNSISDELGYILDKLLKRATNYRYQSVAEVLRDLHQLPSISLTQRPTPSISPQSIILSGFQGKGGQSAIASTPAHPLILQPPSNPPLTNWQVIQTLDGHWGSVEAVTISPDGLILASGSADATAMLWQLPEGQEYHTLNGHLGRVCAIAFTPDSQYLATGSYDQTIKVWQVENGQLILTLTGHRKWISSLAISPDGEILASGSNDGTIKLWHIQQGRELQTLTGHTSYINDIAISPDGESIASVSGDGTVKLWQISTGEEQNSFGHSQLRFGFFYSVAFSPDGQLLATGKSDGTITLWQVGERRELGTLRGHTQRVRTLAFSPNGYTLASGSMDKTIKIWQLYDRQTLATLNGHTWEVYAVAFSPDGETLVSGSMDKTMKVWRCDKGS from the coding sequence ATGAGCTATTGTCTCAATCCTCACTGCGATCGCCCCCAAAACCCGGATGGGATGCGGTTTTGCCAACGTTGTGGTTCCAAGCTGCTGCTGCGAGAGCGTTACCGCAGTCTGCGACTGATTGGACAAGGGGGGTTTGGCAAAACGTTTTTAGCGGTGGATGAGGATAAACCCTCGAAACCCCAATGTGTGATTAAGCAGTTTTTTCCCCTCTATCAGGGGACAAGCGATGTCCAGAAAGCGACAGAATTATTTGAACGAGAAGCCGTGCGTCTGGATGAGTTAGGGAAACATCCCCAGATTCCGGAATTGCTGGCTCATTTTACCCAGGATAATCGCCAGTATTTAGTCCAAGAATTTATTGATGGGCAAAATTTAGCCCAAATCCTGGCAAAGGAGGGGGTATTTAACGAACAGCAGATTCGGGAGATGCTGCGAGATTTGCTCTCGATACTTGAGTTTATCCACTCGCGTTCTGTGATTCATCGCGATATTAAGCCAGAAAATATTATTCGTCGTCGGCATATTTATACTGGGGATACAGGAGAAACTGAAGCAGGGGTGATTAAGGGTAATTTAGTTTTAGTTGATTTTGGTGCGGCTAAACATGCCATTGGTACGACAAAAACAGGAACGACTGTGGGGACACCGGACTATATCGCTCCAGAACAAGCTAAAGGAAAAGCCATTTTTGCCAGCGATTTGTATAGTTTAGGCGTTAGTTGTATTCATTTGCTCACGCAAATATCTCCTGAAGAATTCTTTGATACGGGCGAGGATACCTGGGTATGGCGGCGTTACTTAAAAACGAATTCGATTAGTGATGAATTAGGCTATATTTTAGATAAACTACTGAAACGAGCCACCAATTACCGTTATCAATCTGTCGCTGAAGTTCTGCGGGATTTACATCAACTTCCCTCGATTTCCTTAACTCAACGTCCTACACCATCGATATCGCCTCAATCGATTATCCTGTCAGGATTTCAGGGGAAAGGAGGTCAAAGCGCGATCGCATCAACTCCGGCGCATCCCCTCATCCTCCAGCCTCCCTCTAATCCTCCCTTAACTAACTGGCAAGTTATTCAAACTCTCGATGGACATTGGGGTTCGGTGGAAGCGGTGACGATTAGTCCCGATGGCTTAATTCTTGCTAGTGGTAGTGCAGACGCTACGGCTATGTTATGGCAGTTACCAGAAGGACAGGAGTATCATACTCTCAATGGTCATCTTGGACGAGTCTGTGCTATCGCCTTTACGCCGGATAGTCAATATTTAGCCACAGGAAGTTATGACCAAACGATTAAGGTTTGGCAGGTAGAGAATGGACAACTTATTTTAACCCTCACGGGTCATCGGAAATGGATTAGTTCCCTCGCCATTAGTCCCGATGGAGAGATATTAGCTAGTGGTAGCAATGATGGCACTATTAAGTTATGGCATATCCAACAGGGTAGGGAATTACAAACGCTTACAGGACATACCTCCTATATTAATGATATTGCCATCAGTCCCGATGGAGAAAGTATTGCCAGTGTTAGTGGGGATGGAACGGTGAAATTATGGCAAATCAGTACAGGGGAGGAACAGAATAGTTTTGGTCATAGCCAGTTACGTTTTGGCTTTTTCTATTCTGTCGCCTTTAGTCCCGATGGGCAACTCCTGGCTACAGGAAAAAGCGATGGCACAATTACACTCTGGCAGGTAGGGGAAAGACGTGAACTCGGTACTCTCAGGGGTCATACTCAACGAGTACGGACATTAGCCTTTAGTCCCAATGGTTACACGTTAGCCAGTGGTAGTATGGATAAAACGATTAAGATTTGGCAACTGTATGATAGGCAAACTCTGGCTACTTTGAATGGGCATACTTGGGAAGTGTATGCTGTTGCCTTTAGCCCCGATGGTGAGACACTTGTGAGTGGCAGTATGGATAAGACGATGAAAGTTTGGCGTTGTGATAAAGGTAGTTAA
- the nuoK gene encoding NADH-quinone oxidoreductase subunit NuoK produces MELQLQYFLLLAAALFCLGIYGLITSRNAVRVLMSIELLLNAVNLNLMGFSNFIDPIGIKGQVFTVFVITVAAAEAAVGLAIVLSIYRNRDTIDMEQFNLLKW; encoded by the coding sequence ATGGAACTACAACTTCAATATTTTTTACTGCTAGCGGCGGCTCTGTTTTGCCTTGGTATCTATGGCTTAATTACCAGCCGCAATGCTGTGCGCGTGTTAATGTCAATTGAACTGCTGTTAAATGCGGTCAATTTGAATTTAATGGGGTTTTCTAATTTTATTGACCCTATCGGAATTAAAGGTCAGGTGTTTACCGTGTTTGTGATTACGGTAGCGGCGGCGGAAGCGGCGGTTGGGTTAGCAATTGTGCTTTCGATTTATCGCAATCGCGACACGATTGATATGGAGCAGTTTAATTTGCTGAAGTGGTAA
- a CDS encoding NADH-quinone oxidoreductase subunit J — MDLAQGVQFVSFVILSVMMIGSALGVVLLNNIVYSAFLLGGVFISMAGFYLLLNADFVAAAQILVYVGAVNVLILFAIMLVNKREDFKPITNRWIRQGATALVCLGLFALLGTMVLVTPWSIYSGTAVLGEGSVVEIGKHFFSDFLLPFELASVLLLMAMVGAIILARRDFIPESLVPRDTSETEYSTLPERQRQLTSVGGESQKSTR, encoded by the coding sequence GTGGATCTAGCCCAAGGGGTTCAGTTTGTTTCATTTGTAATTTTGTCGGTGATGATGATTGGGTCAGCCTTAGGCGTTGTCCTACTCAATAACATCGTTTATTCAGCATTTTTACTCGGTGGTGTCTTCATTAGTATGGCGGGGTTTTACCTGTTGCTCAATGCTGATTTTGTCGCCGCCGCGCAAATCTTGGTTTATGTGGGTGCGGTGAATGTGCTAATTTTGTTTGCCATTATGTTGGTGAACAAGCGAGAAGATTTTAAACCGATCACGAATCGTTGGATTCGTCAAGGTGCAACCGCGCTGGTTTGTTTGGGGTTATTTGCGCTGCTGGGGACGATGGTATTAGTGACACCTTGGTCAATCTATTCAGGTACGGCGGTTCTCGGTGAAGGATCAGTGGTGGAGATTGGCAAGCATTTCTTCAGTGACTTTTTACTACCCTTTGAACTCGCCTCAGTACTGTTATTGATGGCGATGGTGGGTGCGATTATTTTGGCACGTCGCGATTTTATTCCAGAGAGTTTGGTGCCTCGCGATACATCAGAAACTGAGTATTCTACCTTACCCGAACGTCAGCGTCAGTTGACATCTGTCGGTGGAGAGTCTCAAAAAAGCACCCGATAA
- the ndhI gene encoding NAD(P)H-quinone oxidoreductase subunit I, whose protein sequence is MLKFLKQVGDYAKETAQAARYIGQGLSVTFDHMQRRPVTVQYPYEKLIPSERYRGRIHFEFDKCISCEVCVRVCPINLPVVDYEFDKASKKKNLKHYSIDFGVCIFCANCIEYCPTNCLSATEEYEMSTYDRHELNYDNVAMGRLPYKVTQDPMVTPLRELAYLPKGVTDPHDLPPGSRRAGLRPEEIVEQMEPTEAEKEEETAKNA, encoded by the coding sequence ATGCTCAAGTTCCTCAAACAAGTTGGCGATTACGCCAAAGAAACCGCTCAAGCTGCCCGTTATATTGGTCAAGGTTTATCTGTAACCTTCGACCACATGCAGCGCCGTCCCGTTACCGTCCAGTATCCTTATGAGAAACTGATTCCTTCTGAACGGTATCGGGGTCGGATTCACTTTGAATTTGACAAGTGTATTTCTTGCGAAGTCTGTGTGCGAGTTTGCCCGATCAATCTGCCCGTGGTAGATTACGAGTTCGATAAAGCGAGTAAGAAAAAGAATCTCAAGCACTATAGTATTGACTTCGGGGTTTGTATTTTCTGCGCGAACTGTATTGAATACTGTCCCACCAACTGTCTGTCGGCGACAGAAGAGTATGAAATGTCTACCTATGATCGCCACGAACTCAACTATGATAATGTGGCGATGGGACGCCTGCCGTACAAGGTGACGCAAGACCCGATGGTTACGCCATTACGGGAATTGGCTTACCTACCCAAAGGAGTCACAGATCCCCACGATTTACCGCCAGGTTCTCGACGTGCTGGTTTGCGTCCGGAAGAAATTGTCGAGCAAATGGAACCGACTGAAGCAGAAAAAGAAGAAGAAACAGCGAAGAATGCTTAA
- the nuoH gene encoding NADH-quinone oxidoreductase subunit NuoH, whose protein sequence is MNAGIDLQGSFIESLKDFGIPSGAAKAMWMPLPMFLMIIGATVGVLVIVWLERKISAAAQQRIGPEYAGPLGVLQAVADGLKLVFKEDIVPAKADRWLFTLGPILVVIPVFLSYLIIPFGQNLIITNVGLGIFLWIALSSIQPIGLLMSGYASNNKYSLLGGLRAAAQSISYEIPLALAVLAVVMMSNSLSTIDIVEQQSGYGILGWNIWRQPVGFLIFWIAALAECERLPFDLPEAEEELVAGYQTEYAGMKFGLFYIGSYVNLILSAILVAVLYLGGWEFPIPLDRLATWLGVSETSSWLQVITASLGITMTLLKAYFLLFIAVLLRWTVPRVRIDQLLNLGWKFLLPIGLVNLLLTAALKLTFPVAFGG, encoded by the coding sequence ATGAACGCAGGAATTGACCTTCAAGGAAGTTTTATTGAATCGCTTAAAGATTTTGGCATCCCCAGTGGTGCTGCCAAGGCGATGTGGATGCCCCTGCCGATGTTCCTGATGATTATCGGTGCCACCGTGGGTGTCCTTGTCATAGTCTGGCTGGAACGAAAAATTTCTGCTGCGGCTCAACAGCGGATTGGTCCGGAATATGCTGGACCTCTGGGTGTTCTGCAAGCCGTCGCCGATGGTCTCAAGTTGGTGTTTAAGGAAGATATCGTCCCTGCCAAAGCAGATCGATGGCTATTTACTCTCGGACCCATACTCGTCGTCATCCCCGTCTTTTTGTCGTACCTGATTATCCCCTTTGGACAGAACCTGATTATTACTAACGTAGGACTGGGGATATTTCTCTGGATTGCCCTGTCGAGTATTCAGCCTATTGGTTTGCTGATGTCAGGGTATGCCTCCAATAACAAGTATTCCCTACTTGGGGGGTTAAGAGCAGCGGCACAGTCGATTAGTTACGAAATTCCCCTGGCGCTGGCGGTATTGGCAGTGGTGATGATGTCCAATAGCCTAAGTACCATCGATATTGTGGAACAGCAATCTGGGTATGGCATCTTAGGCTGGAATATTTGGCGTCAACCCGTTGGCTTTTTGATTTTTTGGATTGCCGCATTAGCCGAATGTGAACGACTTCCCTTTGACCTACCCGAAGCTGAGGAGGAATTGGTTGCTGGCTATCAAACCGAATATGCCGGCATGAAATTTGGTTTGTTTTATATCGGATCTTACGTTAACCTAATCCTTTCTGCCATATTAGTAGCGGTGCTGTACTTAGGCGGCTGGGAATTCCCGATTCCCCTTGACCGATTAGCCACTTGGTTAGGTGTAAGTGAAACCAGTTCCTGGTTACAGGTAATTACCGCTTCTCTGGGAATTACCATGACCTTACTCAAAGCTTACTTTCTCCTCTTTATTGCGGTTCTGCTGCGCTGGACAGTTCCCCGTGTACGGATTGACCAACTCCTAAATTTAGGCTGGAAGTTCCTTTTACCGATTGGATTAGTGAACCTGTTGCTAACTGCTGCTCTTAAACTCACCTTTCCGGTTGCATTCGGGGGTTGA
- a CDS encoding Uma2 family endonuclease, with product MVQSPSKMETLSLELPRAIALHVSPEQFEAIALANRDLRLERTAAGELIVNPPTGGESGARNRSITGQLDRWYEANEDLGEAFDSSTGFKLPNGANRSPDASWVRRERWESLTPQQRKGFVPLCPDFVVELRSESDSLSKLQAKMREYMDNGARLGWLIDPQNRRVEIYRPGVDVEVLDNPTELSAEDVLPGFVLHLRRVWR from the coding sequence ATGGTACAATCTCCCAGCAAAATGGAAACCCTATCTCTTGAACTCCCTCGTGCGATCGCACTGCACGTCAGCCCCGAACAATTTGAGGCGATCGCTCTGGCGAATCGGGATTTGAGACTAGAACGCACCGCAGCAGGAGAGTTAATTGTGAATCCCCCTACAGGAGGCGAATCAGGCGCACGCAATCGCAGCATTACCGGACAACTGGATCGCTGGTACGAAGCCAACGAAGACTTAGGAGAAGCCTTTGACTCCTCGACAGGGTTTAAACTACCCAATGGCGCCAACCGTTCCCCCGATGCATCCTGGGTGAGGCGGGAACGTTGGGAATCGCTTACCCCCCAACAGCGAAAAGGCTTTGTACCGCTTTGCCCAGACTTTGTTGTCGAGTTGCGTTCCGAATCAGACAGCCTGAGCAAACTCCAAGCCAAAATGCGAGAATATATGGACAATGGGGCGAGATTGGGGTGGTTAATTGACCCGCAGAACCGACGGGTAGAAATTTATCGACCAGGAGTGGATGTTGAGGTGTTAGACAATCCCACTGAGTTATCGGCTGAAGATGTCCTCCCTGGATTTGTTCTCCATCTCAGACGAGTGTGGCGGTGA
- a CDS encoding citrate synthase, protein MTVCEYKPGLEGIPAAQSSISYVDGKQGILEYRGIRIEELATKSTFLETAYLLIWGELPTKEELKAFETEIRYHRRIKYRIQDMMKCFPETGHPMDALQASAAALGLFYSKRALPAPSYIREAVVRLLAKIPTMVAAFKLMRKGNNPVKPNDNLDYSANFLYMLTEQEPDPLESHVFDVCLTLHAEHTINASTFSAMVTASTLTDPYAVIASAVGTLAGPLHGGANEEVISMLEEIGSVENVRPYLEDCLLRKAKIMGFGHRVYKVKDPRATILQNLAEQLFDKFGSDKYYEIALELEQAVEEKLGYKGIYANVDFYSGLVYRKLGIPTDLFTPIFAIARVAGWLAHWNEQLGENRIFRPTQIYTGDHNVAYVPIQERTSQIPLV, encoded by the coding sequence ATGACTGTCTGCGAGTATAAACCAGGTTTAGAAGGCATTCCCGCTGCCCAATCCAGTATCAGCTATGTTGATGGCAAACAGGGAATATTAGAGTATCGCGGTATTCGGATTGAAGAACTCGCTACAAAAAGCACGTTCCTAGAAACCGCCTATCTTCTCATTTGGGGTGAGCTACCAACCAAGGAGGAGCTAAAAGCGTTTGAAACGGAAATTCGTTATCATCGACGGATTAAATATCGGATTCAGGACATGATGAAATGTTTCCCGGAAACCGGACATCCGATGGATGCACTGCAAGCCTCTGCAGCAGCATTGGGTCTTTTTTACTCAAAACGCGCTCTCCCCGCTCCTAGTTATATCCGGGAAGCCGTTGTCCGCCTGTTGGCGAAAATCCCAACAATGGTGGCAGCATTTAAGCTGATGCGGAAGGGGAATAACCCGGTAAAGCCGAACGATAATTTAGACTATTCGGCTAATTTCCTGTATATGCTCACCGAGCAAGAACCTGACCCCCTAGAATCTCACGTCTTTGATGTTTGCTTAACCCTCCATGCGGAACATACGATCAATGCGTCTACGTTCTCAGCCATGGTGACAGCTTCGACGTTAACTGACCCCTATGCGGTAATCGCATCCGCAGTCGGTACCCTTGCCGGTCCTTTGCATGGGGGGGCGAATGAAGAAGTGATTTCGATGCTCGAAGAAATTGGTTCGGTGGAAAATGTGCGTCCCTATCTAGAGGATTGCTTGCTGCGCAAGGCAAAAATCATGGGATTTGGTCACCGCGTCTATAAGGTGAAAGATCCGCGAGCAACGATTCTTCAGAATTTAGCCGAACAACTATTTGATAAGTTTGGTTCCGATAAATACTACGAAATTGCCTTGGAGTTAGAACAGGCGGTTGAGGAAAAACTGGGATATAAAGGCATTTACGCGAATGTAGATTTCTATTCCGGTTTGGTTTATCGGAAACTGGGTATTCCCACCGACTTGTTTACCCCGATATTCGCGATCGCACGGGTAGCCGGTTGGCTGGCGCACTGGAACGAACAGCTCGGAGAAAACCGGATTTTTCGACCCACCCAGATTTATACCGGCGATCACAACGTCGCTTATGTTCCTATCCAGGAACGGACATCGCAAATTCCCTTAGTGTAA
- the sixA gene encoding phosphohistidine phosphatase SixA — protein MTIKLYLIRHGIAADREDYANDEDRPLTNKGRKRTTKVAKQLRDRGLRFDHILTSPLVRAQETAAILQDVGLGEQLDEFPSLAPDGDIHTWVNWLQKWRQNRSRESCLALVGHQPDLGNWAELLVWGEAQEKLVLKKAGIIGLNLKETGVPLGQSELFLLTSPKWLI, from the coding sequence ATGACAATAAAACTTTACTTGATCCGTCATGGTATCGCTGCCGATCGCGAAGACTATGCCAACGATGAAGATCGTCCCCTAACCAACAAAGGGCGCAAAAGAACCACCAAAGTCGCCAAGCAACTGCGCGATCGCGGTCTACGGTTTGACCACATATTAACCAGTCCCTTAGTCCGAGCGCAAGAAACCGCCGCGATTCTGCAAGACGTAGGTTTAGGTGAGCAACTCGACGAATTTCCCAGCCTTGCGCCTGATGGGGATATCCATACCTGGGTTAACTGGCTACAGAAATGGCGTCAAAACCGGAGCAGGGAAAGCTGTTTAGCGTTAGTCGGTCATCAACCGGATTTAGGCAATTGGGCAGAATTGTTGGTCTGGGGAGAAGCACAAGAAAAACTCGTCCTCAAGAAAGCGGGCATTATTGGGTTAAACCTGAAAGAAACAGGAGTTCCTCTGGGGCAAAGTGAGCTATTTTTGCTAACCTCTCCAAAATGGCTAATCTAA
- a CDS encoding DHH family phosphoesterase, translating to MESNSLKSVNNNALPPKASPSDGSAAASHQQKTSQKNPKNRSNNTDERQRRFDASQAKIGELQQVLDRHSSERQLIVIQDFPDPDALSSAWAYQLIAQQYNIQCDIVYAGTLSHQENIALVKLTNLPAKRWGIQTLKDRDFSVYQGCVLVDNQGTTTQLMPFVKQAGVPIVVLIDHHNPQDNLEAEFTDLRPQTRATATILSQYLQTGLLKLDSSISTHVKCATALMHGLRADTDRLMRATEEDFLAAAYLSRFYDVQLLNAVLQTARSRRVMDVIERSLKNRIVQNNFSMAGVGYLRYDDRDAIPQAADFLVTEENVHTAVVYGIVHNEDEEVEVVIGSLRTSKITLDPDEFIKEAFGQDNQGRFFGGGRMTAGGFEIPIGFLGGFNDNTEYTKLKWEVFDIQIKQKLWRLVNPKDNVIHAD from the coding sequence ATGGAATCCAACTCACTTAAATCTGTCAATAATAACGCTCTCCCCCCTAAAGCATCACCTTCGGATGGGAGTGCGGCTGCTTCACACCAACAGAAAACTTCCCAAAAAAATCCCAAGAACCGCAGTAACAATACCGATGAACGTCAGCGGCGTTTTGATGCATCCCAAGCTAAAATCGGAGAACTGCAACAGGTTTTAGATCGTCACAGTTCAGAACGCCAGCTTATTGTCATTCAAGATTTCCCTGATCCTGATGCTCTATCGAGTGCTTGGGCGTACCAGTTAATTGCCCAACAGTACAATATTCAATGTGACATTGTATATGCAGGAACTTTGTCTCATCAGGAAAACATTGCCTTGGTCAAGTTGACCAACTTACCTGCTAAGCGCTGGGGAATTCAGACATTGAAGGATCGGGATTTCTCCGTGTATCAAGGTTGTGTGCTGGTTGATAATCAGGGAACCACAACCCAATTAATGCCCTTTGTCAAACAAGCAGGTGTCCCCATTGTCGTCCTGATTGACCATCACAACCCTCAGGATAATCTGGAGGCAGAATTTACCGATTTGCGACCTCAGACAAGGGCGACTGCTACGATCCTCAGCCAATACCTACAAACCGGGTTACTTAAGCTGGATAGTAGCATTAGTACCCATGTTAAGTGTGCTACAGCACTAATGCACGGTCTACGTGCCGATACCGATCGCCTAATGCGGGCGACGGAAGAGGATTTCCTAGCGGCGGCGTATTTGAGCCGTTTCTATGACGTACAGTTACTTAATGCTGTCCTGCAAACTGCGCGATCGCGACGAGTCATGGATGTGATTGAGCGATCGCTGAAAAACCGCATTGTTCAGAATAATTTTTCGATGGCGGGGGTAGGCTATTTACGGTACGATGACCGGGATGCAATTCCCCAAGCCGCTGACTTTTTGGTGACTGAAGAAAATGTCCATACGGCTGTCGTTTACGGGATTGTTCACAACGAAGACGAAGAAGTCGAAGTCGTGATTGGTTCTTTGAGAACCAGTAAAATCACCCTTGATCCCGACGAATTTATTAAAGAAGCCTTTGGTCAAGACAATCAGGGACGATTCTTTGGTGGCGGACGCATGACCGCTGGCGGTTTTGAAATCCCGATTGGTTTCTTAGGTGGCTTTAATGACAATACCGAATACACCAAGCTCAAATGGGAAGTCTTTGATATTCAAATCAAGCAAAAACTCTGGCGCTTAGTTAATCCCAAAGATAATGTGATTCATGCCGATTAA